The following proteins are encoded in a genomic region of Natronorubrum halophilum:
- a CDS encoding CobW family GTP-binding protein gives MTSTSTIPVTVLSGNLGAGKTTLLNHLLSNAGERDLAVLVNDMGAVNVDAELVAEGSDLDAGGVAELSNGCICCELQDDLEAAVVRLARERNFDHLLVESSGISEPEPVARLFTTSSRVAASYEIDALVTVLDTRLFLDTFAGEGVPERRGVRAADGEDDDGTRPLADLLIEQLEVANLVLCNKSDLCTAAELDEAEALVRGLQPDAETIRTTFSAVDPDRLLGVDLFDPGRMGEAAGWQRALAGESGDDDGSTHDYTADDREHGDDGHGHAADGHEHRHPDEVYGVDSVVFRERRPFHPERFAAFLRDLPDGIVRSKGVAWVAGRDVKVDISQAGPSVRASVRGPWVAALPEIKRDLYRSNRPDLEWHAEHGDRRTALVFIGTETDEQRLNAILEDCLVTDDEWERATALENPFPSDDSEDVVLREP, from the coding sequence ATGACCTCGACTTCGACGATCCCCGTCACCGTGCTTTCGGGCAACCTCGGGGCGGGAAAGACGACGCTTCTCAATCACCTGCTGAGCAACGCGGGCGAGCGCGATCTCGCCGTGCTGGTAAACGACATGGGCGCGGTCAACGTCGACGCCGAACTCGTCGCCGAGGGCTCCGACCTCGACGCCGGCGGCGTCGCCGAACTGTCGAACGGCTGTATCTGCTGTGAGCTCCAAGACGACCTCGAGGCCGCGGTCGTCCGCCTGGCCCGCGAACGGAACTTCGACCACCTGCTCGTCGAATCCTCGGGCATCTCCGAGCCCGAACCGGTCGCGCGGCTGTTTACGACCTCCTCGAGGGTCGCGGCCAGCTACGAGATCGACGCGCTCGTGACCGTCCTCGACACGCGGCTGTTTCTCGACACCTTCGCCGGAGAGGGGGTTCCCGAGCGACGGGGCGTGCGAGCGGCCGATGGCGAAGACGACGACGGGACGCGCCCCCTCGCCGACCTGTTGATCGAGCAACTCGAAGTGGCGAACCTCGTCCTGTGCAATAAGAGCGACCTCTGTACGGCCGCCGAACTCGACGAAGCGGAAGCCCTCGTCCGCGGGCTGCAACCCGACGCCGAGACGATCCGGACGACGTTCAGCGCGGTCGATCCCGACCGTCTCCTCGGCGTCGATCTGTTCGATCCGGGTCGAATGGGCGAGGCGGCCGGCTGGCAGCGCGCGCTGGCAGGCGAAAGCGGGGACGATGACGGCAGTACTCACGATTACACGGCCGATGACCGCGAGCACGGCGACGACGGCCACGGGCACGCAGCCGACGGTCACGAACACCGCCATCCCGACGAGGTCTACGGCGTCGATTCCGTCGTCTTCCGCGAGCGCCGCCCGTTCCACCCCGAGCGATTCGCCGCGTTTCTCCGGGACCTTCCCGACGGAATCGTTCGCTCGAAGGGCGTCGCGTGGGTCGCCGGCCGGGACGTCAAAGTCGATATCTCCCAGGCCGGCCCGTCCGTTCGGGCGAGCGTCAGGGGACCGTGGGTCGCCGCGCTCCCCGAAATCAAGCGGGATCTCTACCGGTCCAATCGCCCAGACCTCGAGTGGCACGCAGAACACGGCGATCGACGGACGGCGCTGGTCTTCATCGGCACCGAGACCGACGAACAGCGCCTGAACGCGATCCTCGAGGACTGCCTCGTCACGGACGACGAATGGGAGCGGGCGACCGCCCTCGAGAATCCGTTTCCGAGCGACGACAGCGAGGACGTGGTGCTCCGCGAGCCCTGA
- a CDS encoding SRPBCC family protein, producing the protein MREVTVSRVVDASPVVVSRWLDPPTIVEAEGSFTVETIDERADATIVVVSGPGMQLPLRFEDRDEAMYYTQEGEQGPFSHMETWLEVDDADGGNGTRVTIRSSISLAAPLPFGDRIAAWKRTGELKRVLEALEDEFG; encoded by the coding sequence ATGCGGGAGGTAACGGTGTCTCGAGTCGTCGATGCGTCGCCCGTCGTGGTTTCGCGCTGGCTCGATCCGCCGACGATCGTCGAAGCGGAGGGAAGCTTTACCGTCGAGACGATCGACGAGCGAGCCGACGCGACGATCGTCGTCGTCAGCGGTCCCGGGATGCAACTGCCGTTGCGATTCGAGGATCGCGACGAGGCGATGTATTACACGCAGGAGGGCGAGCAGGGGCCGTTCTCGCACATGGAGACGTGGCTCGAGGTCGACGACGCGGACGGCGGAAACGGAACGCGGGTGACGATCCGCTCGTCGATCTCGCTTGCCGCTCCACTCCCGTTCGGCGACCGGATCGCCGCGTGGAAACGAACGGGCGAACTGAAGCGAGTGCTCGAGGCGCTCGAAGACGAGTTCGGATAG
- a CDS encoding spermidine synthase, giving the protein MNVRTAGSYRPTKSELAVFVSGVTSMGLEILAVRIIAPQFGSHIYTVGGIMTVILAALSFGYWQGGKRASSATNREMSWLLLATAVYVAVVVYASDLLLLQTSTLALPPRYAALPAAIILFGPPTYLLGFISPYAAELSQKEGTGEASGHVYALGTIGSILGSGATTFVFIPAMDIDSIGVLFGLMLVGTAFALTLPSISRKPVLASVAVVILLVVATGAGPLAYDHRGDVVYQTQTAHQELEVIDNDDIRTMYLDGARHSAIDLEDPDRHVFEYMKYFHLPMLMTDDTDDVDNVLFIGGGGYIGPQDFEEQYNADVDVVEIDPDVTAAAEDYFGLEESEDLNTYSQDGRQFLQGTDETYDLIVLDAYKQDQVPFHLTTVEFMDLVSERLADDGILHANVISAPSGPASEFYHAQERTMDEAFGDTYSFRTSNSSSIQNIQIVATNDETDFTEADLAERNAERNLSVDLSGAIDNYMAGSSSDDAPVLRDDRGEVDSLLDPMLGQRYVIEETGESGSSAGAGDDLAGTPSVIAPDGKALAAPVAKVS; this is encoded by the coding sequence ATGAACGTGCGGACGGCCGGCTCCTATCGGCCCACGAAATCCGAACTCGCGGTCTTCGTTTCAGGGGTTACCAGCATGGGCCTCGAGATCCTCGCGGTGCGGATTATCGCCCCGCAGTTCGGAAGCCACATCTACACCGTCGGCGGGATCATGACGGTTATTCTCGCCGCGTTGAGTTTCGGCTACTGGCAGGGTGGCAAGCGAGCGAGCAGCGCGACGAACCGGGAGATGTCGTGGCTGTTGCTCGCGACGGCAGTGTACGTCGCAGTCGTGGTCTACGCGAGCGATCTGCTGCTGCTACAGACGTCGACACTCGCGTTGCCGCCGCGGTACGCCGCCCTCCCGGCCGCGATCATCCTGTTCGGGCCGCCGACGTACCTGCTCGGCTTTATCAGCCCCTACGCGGCCGAGCTCTCACAGAAGGAGGGGACCGGCGAAGCGTCAGGGCACGTCTACGCCCTCGGGACGATCGGCAGCATCCTCGGCTCGGGTGCGACGACGTTCGTCTTCATCCCCGCGATGGATATCGACAGCATCGGCGTCCTCTTCGGACTGATGCTCGTCGGAACGGCGTTCGCGCTCACGTTGCCCTCGATCTCGCGCAAACCGGTCCTCGCGAGCGTCGCCGTCGTGATACTGCTCGTCGTTGCGACCGGTGCCGGTCCGCTCGCGTACGACCACCGCGGCGACGTCGTCTACCAGACCCAGACCGCCCACCAGGAACTCGAGGTCATCGACAACGACGATATCCGAACGATGTATCTGGACGGTGCCCGCCACAGCGCGATCGACCTCGAGGATCCCGATCGGCACGTCTTCGAGTACATGAAGTACTTCCACCTGCCGATGCTCATGACCGACGACACCGACGATGTCGATAACGTGTTGTTCATCGGCGGTGGTGGCTACATCGGCCCACAGGACTTCGAGGAACAGTACAACGCCGACGTCGACGTCGTCGAAATCGATCCCGACGTCACCGCCGCCGCCGAGGACTACTTCGGCCTCGAGGAGAGCGAGGATCTGAACACCTACTCGCAAGACGGCCGGCAGTTCCTCCAGGGAACTGACGAGACGTACGATCTGATCGTCCTCGACGCCTACAAGCAGGATCAGGTTCCGTTCCACCTGACGACCGTGGAGTTCATGGACCTCGTCTCCGAGCGGTTAGCCGACGACGGCATCCTCCACGCCAACGTCATCTCCGCGCCGAGCGGTCCCGCCTCCGAGTTCTACCACGCCCAGGAGCGGACGATGGACGAAGCGTTCGGCGACACGTACAGCTTCCGCACCTCGAACTCGAGTTCGATCCAGAACATTCAGATCGTCGCGACGAACGACGAGACCGACTTCACCGAGGCCGACCTCGCCGAGCGAAACGCCGAACGAAACCTGAGCGTCGATCTCTCGGGAGCGATCGACAACTACATGGCCGGTTCCAGCAGCGACGACGCCCCCGTACTTCGGGACGACCGCGGCGAGGTCGACAGTCTGCTCGATCCGATGCTCGGTCAACGGTACGTCATCGAGGAGACGGGCGAATCCGGCTCGAGTGCCGGCGCTGGCGATGACCTCGCCGGAACGCCGTCGGTGATCGCACCTGACGGCAAAGCGCTGGCCGCGCCGGTAGCGAAGGTTTCGTAA
- a CDS encoding SDR family oxidoreductase: protein MALEQPDLSGQAAFITGTTRGIGRSIALALAERGCNVVSTGKTSEEDADYEDRDLEGSIERTAREARERGVDALPIKLDVRDEAAVEAAAERAIDEFGTVNIVINNASAIQLATVETLPPKRFDLLTDVNVRGTYLTSRAFADHLRDVENAWLLTNAPPVGIDRAPGSGPYAWSKLGMTFITLTLASELGDDDVGCNAFWPVTAIDTRATRYFGMGTEDDWRTPEIVSDTVLEILGRDPAEFTGNAVYDEELLRAAGVEDFSQYNLTEGDPAPGSAQLFDPDYSRPE from the coding sequence ATGGCACTCGAGCAACCGGATCTCTCCGGACAGGCGGCGTTCATCACCGGGACGACGCGCGGCATCGGCAGATCGATCGCGCTCGCGCTGGCCGAACGGGGCTGTAACGTCGTTTCGACCGGGAAGACCAGCGAGGAAGACGCCGATTACGAGGACCGCGACCTCGAGGGATCGATCGAGCGGACGGCCCGCGAGGCCCGCGAGCGTGGAGTCGACGCGCTCCCGATCAAACTGGACGTTCGCGACGAGGCGGCGGTCGAGGCGGCAGCCGAACGCGCGATCGATGAGTTCGGGACCGTCAACATCGTCATCAACAACGCGAGTGCGATCCAGTTGGCGACCGTCGAGACCCTCCCGCCGAAACGGTTCGATCTCCTGACCGACGTAAACGTCCGCGGGACGTACCTCACCTCGAGGGCGTTCGCCGATCACCTGCGGGACGTCGAGAACGCGTGGCTGCTCACGAACGCGCCGCCGGTGGGGATCGACCGCGCCCCCGGATCGGGTCCGTACGCGTGGTCGAAACTCGGCATGACCTTCATCACCCTCACGCTGGCGAGCGAGCTCGGCGACGACGACGTCGGCTGTAACGCCTTCTGGCCCGTGACGGCGATCGATACGCGGGCGACCCGATACTTCGGCATGGGGACCGAAGACGACTGGCGAACGCCCGAAATCGTCAGCGACACGGTCCTCGAGATCCTCGGCCGTGATCCCGCTGAGTTCACCGGGAACGCCGTCTACGACGAGGAACTGTTGCGAGCGGCGGGCGTCGAGGACTTTTCGCAGTACAACCTGACGGAGGGTGATCCAGCGCCCGGATCGGCGCAACTGTTCGATCCCGACTACTCCCGGCCGGAGTGA
- a CDS encoding aminoacyl--tRNA ligase-related protein, which yields MRRSETLLFTSREANGHENETVALTVRAGLVRQFGSGLYGFTPTGQRVRENLIRLIRHEMDAIGGHRIGLPSLNDAGIWKRSGRWERFADEMFTFENRDGKRLCLAPSHEEGVTHLLDGVVRSATDLPVLLYQVESKYRDDHARNGLVRTKEFTMKDAYSLHATRDSLDEYYDRVRGAYARICERLGLEFAVTAAENSVMGGSASEEFVALADTGSLTLRWCGGTDCRFGATDESPRFGLSAGDTCPECGGRLRAGEGIEIGHVFKLGTRYTAPRGMTVDVPDGSEREVVMGSYGIGIERLLHALVEQHGDEDGCRWPGAGLGEVAPFSVSIVPLEYDGEFRDVADRLHEACGRDDTLLFDDADQTTGERFAESDLLGVPWKVILGNHYRENGEVELESRDGTTRYASVEAVASIVG from the coding sequence ATGCGACGGAGTGAGACGCTGCTGTTTACGAGCCGCGAGGCGAACGGTCACGAGAACGAGACCGTCGCGCTCACGGTGCGGGCGGGCCTCGTCCGGCAGTTCGGGAGCGGACTGTACGGCTTCACGCCAACCGGTCAGCGGGTTCGAGAGAACCTCATCCGACTCATCAGGCACGAGATGGACGCCATCGGCGGTCACCGAATCGGCCTCCCCTCGCTGAACGACGCGGGCATCTGGAAACGGAGCGGCCGCTGGGAGCGCTTCGCGGACGAGATGTTCACGTTCGAAAACCGCGATGGCAAACGGCTGTGCCTGGCTCCCTCGCACGAGGAGGGCGTGACACACCTCCTTGACGGCGTCGTTCGCTCCGCCACCGATCTGCCCGTCCTGCTGTATCAGGTCGAGTCGAAGTACCGCGACGACCACGCGCGAAACGGCCTCGTCCGGACGAAGGAGTTCACGATGAAAGACGCCTACAGCCTGCACGCCACTCGAGACTCGCTCGACGAGTACTACGACCGGGTTCGTGGGGCCTACGCGCGCATCTGTGAGCGCCTCGGTCTCGAGTTCGCCGTCACGGCGGCCGAGAACAGCGTCATGGGTGGCTCCGCGTCCGAAGAGTTCGTCGCACTCGCCGATACCGGATCGCTCACCCTCCGCTGGTGTGGCGGCACGGACTGCCGGTTCGGCGCGACCGACGAGTCTCCTCGCTTCGGGCTGTCGGCCGGTGACACCTGCCCCGAGTGTGGCGGTCGTCTCAGGGCCGGCGAGGGGATCGAAATCGGCCACGTGTTCAAACTCGGGACTCGGTATACCGCCCCTCGAGGGATGACCGTCGACGTTCCCGACGGGTCCGAACGCGAAGTGGTGATGGGGAGTTACGGCATCGGAATCGAGCGACTCCTGCACGCGCTCGTCGAACAGCACGGCGACGAAGACGGCTGTCGCTGGCCCGGAGCGGGTCTCGGAGAGGTGGCCCCCTTCAGCGTCTCCATCGTCCCCCTCGAGTACGACGGGGAGTTCCGGGACGTCGCCGACCGCCTGCACGAGGCCTGCGGCCGGGACGACACGCTCCTCTTCGACGACGCTGACCAAACTACCGGCGAGCGGTTCGCCGAAAGCGACCTGCTCGGCGTCCCCTGGAAGGTGATCCTCGGGAATCACTACCGGGAGAACGGGGAGGTCGAACTCGAGTCGCGCGACGGGACGACTCGGTACGCGAGCGTCGAAGCGGTCGCCAGTATCGTCGGCTGA
- a CDS encoding universal stress protein translates to MYRVLIPVDTSEERSVQQAKYVASLPDAVESVEAYLLFIFTEEGKDLPKEFEQFKSASRIGSVRRAKEQLEDNDVDVTVLDKSGDVEEGDILATAEEYDVDSIVLGGRSRSPVGKAVFGSVTQSVILNADRPVVVTGSAQA, encoded by the coding sequence ATGTATCGCGTTCTGATCCCCGTCGATACCAGCGAAGAGCGATCGGTCCAGCAGGCGAAATACGTCGCGTCGCTCCCGGACGCGGTCGAATCCGTCGAAGCGTACCTGCTGTTCATCTTCACCGAGGAGGGCAAGGACCTCCCGAAGGAGTTCGAGCAGTTCAAGTCGGCCTCACGTATCGGCTCCGTTCGGCGAGCGAAAGAGCAGTTGGAAGACAACGATGTCGACGTCACCGTCCTGGATAAAAGCGGGGACGTCGAGGAGGGCGACATTCTGGCGACGGCCGAGGAGTACGACGTCGATTCGATCGTGCTCGGCGGACGAAGTCGATCACCGGTCGGGAAAGCGGTCTTCGGCAGCGTTACGCAGTCGGTGATTCTCAACGCCGATCGACCCGTCGTCGTCACGGGAAGCGCTCAAGCGTAG
- the pdhA gene encoding pyruvate dehydrogenase (acetyl-transferring) E1 component subunit alpha has protein sequence MTSDALEHRLLERAPDDRIRILDADGSVVAPALEPDLEDETLLGMYRDMRFARRFDERMISLQRQGRLGTYASLAGQEGSQIGSTYALADEDMLSFQYREHGALVSRELPWEYLLYWMGHEDGNAALTDINVFPLNISIGGHLPHAVGWSWAAKLNDDDRVSVVHFGDGSTSEGDFHEAMNFAGVFDTPTVFFCNNNQWAISIPRENQTASATIAQKAQAYGFEGVQVDGMDPLASYVVTKAAREAALESDGDRSRPTLIEAVQYRYGAHTTADDPSVYRDDEEVERWRERDPIDRFETYLRNRAVLDDDRIESLETEIEATLADLIDRAEDADETVDPREMFEYTYAEPTPRLAEQRDALEELRETHGDDELLEYE, from the coding sequence ATGACAAGTGACGCCCTCGAGCATCGTCTCCTCGAGCGAGCGCCGGACGACCGGATCCGGATCCTCGACGCCGACGGGAGCGTCGTCGCGCCCGCTCTCGAACCGGATCTCGAGGACGAAACGCTGCTCGGGATGTACCGCGATATGCGCTTTGCCCGACGGTTCGACGAGCGGATGATCAGCCTCCAGCGACAGGGACGGCTGGGAACGTACGCCTCGCTGGCGGGACAGGAGGGGTCTCAGATCGGCTCGACGTACGCACTGGCGGACGAGGACATGCTCTCCTTCCAGTACCGGGAACACGGCGCGCTCGTCTCGCGGGAGCTACCCTGGGAGTACCTGCTGTACTGGATGGGCCACGAGGACGGAAACGCCGCGCTGACCGATATCAACGTCTTCCCGCTGAACATCTCGATCGGCGGCCACCTCCCCCACGCGGTCGGCTGGTCGTGGGCCGCGAAGTTGAACGACGACGACCGCGTCAGCGTCGTCCACTTCGGCGACGGCTCCACGTCGGAAGGCGACTTCCACGAGGCGATGAACTTCGCCGGCGTGTTCGATACGCCGACCGTCTTCTTCTGTAACAACAACCAGTGGGCCATCTCGATTCCCCGGGAGAATCAGACGGCGAGTGCGACCATCGCACAGAAAGCTCAGGCCTACGGCTTCGAGGGCGTGCAGGTCGACGGCATGGACCCACTCGCGAGCTACGTCGTCACGAAGGCCGCACGGGAGGCGGCTCTCGAGTCCGACGGCGACCGGTCGCGTCCGACCCTGATAGAGGCGGTACAGTACCGCTACGGCGCGCACACGACGGCCGACGATCCGTCGGTCTACCGGGACGACGAGGAGGTCGAGCGCTGGCGCGAGCGGGACCCCATCGACCGGTTCGAAACGTACCTGCGAAACCGAGCCGTTCTCGACGACGACCGAATCGAGTCGCTCGAGACCGAAATCGAGGCGACCCTCGCGGACCTGATCGACCGCGCCGAAGACGCCGACGAAACCGTCGATCCGCGGGAGATGTTCGAGTACACGTACGCGGAGCCGACGCCGCGGCTCGCGGAGCAACGCGACGCACTCGAAGAACTCCGAGAAACGCACGGCGACGACGAATTACTCGAGTACGAGTAA
- a CDS encoding ferritin family protein, whose protein sequence is MSTDYVPSEMMDRDSRSNRYYRNAVERHWNPAEIALEADVANLLEYIEGAEDYDARAWDRTLNGIAKFGAGEDAVTEDLSPLATVLEGIDDQLFLTTQLYEEAKHADFFDRYWREVVWSVEDELGWDRSNPRADKWFNDPYVELFDRNKKAQYRLLEEDTPENRAKAYCHYHLTVEGILAQTGYYGMQTSYGGEFEELPYLPGLVEGFTKIRSDEGRHVGFGMNQLKKLIREGVDPKLIENTVNELLPLVQGITEDERFEPDDEDERVGLEDGQLAAYAVEKHTDRMRQITDAAADIPDVDELVQLEGDD, encoded by the coding sequence ATGTCAACAGACTACGTCCCGTCCGAGATGATGGACCGCGATTCCCGGTCGAATCGGTACTACAGGAACGCGGTTGAGCGCCACTGGAATCCCGCCGAGATCGCTCTCGAGGCGGACGTGGCGAACCTCCTCGAGTACATCGAGGGAGCCGAAGACTACGACGCGCGGGCGTGGGATCGAACGCTGAACGGCATCGCGAAGTTCGGCGCGGGCGAGGATGCCGTCACCGAGGATCTCTCGCCGCTGGCGACGGTGCTCGAGGGCATCGACGACCAGTTGTTCCTGACGACGCAGCTGTACGAGGAGGCCAAACACGCCGACTTCTTCGATCGGTACTGGCGCGAGGTCGTCTGGTCGGTCGAAGACGAACTCGGCTGGGATCGCTCGAACCCCCGCGCCGACAAGTGGTTCAACGATCCCTACGTCGAACTGTTCGATCGAAACAAGAAGGCCCAGTATCGGCTGCTCGAGGAGGACACTCCCGAAAATCGTGCGAAAGCGTACTGTCACTACCACCTCACCGTCGAGGGTATCCTCGCCCAGACGGGGTACTACGGGATGCAGACCTCCTACGGCGGCGAGTTCGAGGAGCTCCCCTACCTGCCGGGACTCGTCGAGGGGTTCACGAAAATCCGTAGCGACGAGGGCCGACACGTCGGGTTCGGGATGAACCAGCTCAAGAAACTCATTCGGGAGGGCGTCGACCCGAAACTCATCGAGAACACGGTCAACGAACTCCTCCCGCTCGTCCAGGGAATCACCGAGGACGAACGGTTCGAGCCCGACGACGAGGACGAGCGCGTCGGGCTCGAGGACGGGCAGTTAGCCGCCTACGCGGTCGAAAAACACACCGATCGTATGCGACAGATCACGGACGCCGCCGCCGATATTCCCGACGTCGACGAACTGGTGCAACTGGAAGGCGACGACTGA
- a CDS encoding CaiB/BaiF CoA transferase family protein — MRLDGVRVLDLSRLLPGPYATQLLADSGAEVVKVEDTGAGDYARTMAPESSRGFGAIFEMVNRGKRSVAIDLKTETGRAVFYRLVEDADVVLEGFRPSVVDRLGIDYETLTAHNDELVYCSLTGYGQDGPWADRAGHDLNYVALAGLLDMTRESPDGKPRLTGYPIGDMAGGLFAAFAIVEALLSRELGNTGGEYIDVAMADVVASFSQSIAYQSLTGDPAEPRPGETELTGGVPWYDSYETADGNWVTLAALEPKFWRAFCEAVGRTDLVDAHGSSDPDVLAALEHELCDLFRERARDEWEAALENVDAAFAGVYAPTEMVDHPQFRARGLVERPADAPPRIGFPARSTTDPEATDEMVPNQGEHTRQYLADSGYGDAEIESLLESGVVQ, encoded by the coding sequence ATGCGACTCGATGGCGTTCGTGTGCTCGATCTCTCCCGACTGCTGCCCGGTCCCTACGCGACGCAGCTGCTGGCCGACTCGGGGGCCGAGGTGGTGAAAGTGGAGGACACTGGCGCGGGCGATTACGCGCGGACGATGGCCCCCGAATCGTCCCGCGGTTTCGGTGCGATCTTCGAGATGGTAAACCGAGGGAAGCGAAGCGTCGCGATAGATCTGAAAACCGAGACCGGACGGGCCGTTTTCTATCGACTCGTCGAGGACGCCGACGTCGTCCTCGAGGGGTTCCGCCCGAGCGTCGTGGACCGGCTCGGAATCGACTACGAGACGCTCACGGCGCACAACGACGAACTGGTCTACTGTTCGCTCACCGGCTACGGACAGGACGGCCCCTGGGCCGATCGCGCCGGGCACGACCTCAACTACGTCGCCCTGGCCGGACTGCTCGATATGACTCGAGAATCGCCGGACGGGAAGCCACGGCTGACCGGCTACCCCATCGGAGATATGGCCGGGGGCCTGTTCGCCGCGTTCGCCATCGTCGAAGCCCTGCTTTCGCGCGAACTCGGCAACACCGGCGGCGAGTATATCGACGTGGCGATGGCCGACGTCGTCGCCTCGTTCTCCCAGTCGATCGCCTATCAGTCGCTGACCGGCGATCCAGCCGAACCGCGGCCAGGGGAAACGGAACTGACCGGCGGCGTCCCGTGGTACGACAGCTACGAAACCGCGGACGGGAACTGGGTGACGCTCGCCGCCCTCGAGCCGAAGTTCTGGCGAGCGTTCTGCGAGGCCGTCGGCCGAACCGACCTCGTCGACGCGCACGGATCGTCGGATCCGGACGTACTCGCCGCCCTCGAGCACGAACTCTGCGACCTCTTCCGCGAGCGAGCGCGAGACGAGTGGGAGGCTGCTCTCGAGAACGTCGACGCCGCGTTCGCCGGCGTCTACGCGCCGACCGAAATGGTCGACCACCCGCAGTTTCGGGCGCGGGGCCTCGTCGAGCGTCCCGCCGACGCGCCACCGCGAATCGGGTTTCCGGCCCGGAGCACCACCGACCCAGAAGCGACCGATGAGATGGTCCCGAATCAGGGTGAACACACTCGACAGTATCTCGCCGACTCGGGGTACGGTGACGCGGAAATCGAGTCGCTCCTCGAGTCCGGCGTCGTCCAGTGA